The Acidimicrobiales bacterium genome segment GACCGGCTGCTGTCCCGGGTGAACGGCGACCTCGTGGACGTGGTGCGGCCGGGGGCCGAGGACCTCGTCGAGCTGCGCTGGCTGGTCGAGCGGCACGCCGACCTCACCCGGTCCTCGCGCGTCGCTTTGCTGCTGAAGGACTGGGAGGCGACGGCCGACGCCGTGTGGCAGGTCGTGCCCAAGGACCGGGCCCGCCGCATCGCCGGCCGCCAGGCCGGTCGCGTGGCGGCCGCGTGACACACTCCGCGCCATGCCGACCCGCCTCGACCTGACCCCCGACGAGCTGCTGACGACCACCCGGTCCGTCCGCAAGCGGCTCGACCTGAGCCGCCCGGTCGAGCGGGAGGTGGTCGAGGAGTGCCTGGAGCTGGCCGTGCAGGCCCCGACCGGGTCGAACCGCCAGGCCTGGCACTGGGTGGTGGTCGACGACCCCGACGTCCGCCGGGGCCTCGCCGACCTCTACAGGCCGAACTTCGACGCGTACATCGACACCCCGGGGCCGAGCTACGGCGAGGGCGACGTCCGCACGGCGAGGATGGACCGGGTGCGGGACTCGGCCCGTCACCTCCGCGACCACCTGCACGAGGTGCCGGTCCACGTCGTGCCCTGCCACTGGGGCCGGGTGCCGGAGGGCGCCCCGACCGTGGTGCAGGCCGGCTTCTGGGGCTCGATCCTGCCGGCCGTGTGGAGCTTCATGCTGGCCCTCCGCTCCCGCGGCCTCGGCAGCGCGTGGACGACCCTGCACCTGCCCAACGAGCGGGAGGCGGCCGAGCTGCTCGGCATCCCCTACGAGCGCTGCACCCAGGTCGGGCTCATCCCCGTCGCCTACACCCTCGGCACGGACTTCCGCCCGGCCCCCCGCCAGCCGCTCGACCAGGTCCTCCACTGGAACCGGTGGTAGGCCCGGGCGGCGCCGGCGAGCGCCAGGCCCGGCCCCCGTTCGAGCGGCTCGCCATCCCCGCGTTCGTCGTCGCCCTGCTCGGCCTGCTCGTGGCGCCGCTGATCCTCGGCATCGCCGCGTTCGTGCTCGGCCTGGTGTCGGTCCGCCACCTCACCCGGGAGCCGGGCGCCTACCGGGGGCGGGGCCTCGCCATCGCCGGCATGGTCATCGGCGCGGTGAACGCCGTCGTCGGGCTGCTCTACACGCTCTCGGTCGTCAACGACACCACCCCGGGCTGACCCGCCGGCCCGCCGACCCTGGCGGCCGGTCAGCCCCTGGTGAGCTCGCAGCGGGGGTCGACGACCGGCTCGCCGAGGGGCGGCGGGTGGTCGGGCCCGTCGCTCGGCTTCCACTCCACCGCGGCCCGCAGCTGGCGGAGGGCCTTGGCGTTGCTGGCCAGGTCGTGGGGCCCGTTCATGCAGTCGTGCCCGAGCATCGGCGAGCCGGCCTCGTCGAGGGCCCGGAGGAACAGCTGGCCCTGGCCGGCCGCCCCCGTCGTGTCCTTGGCCCCCCAGATGAAGTGCCAGCGGGTCGTCGGGAAGGCGTGGACGGCGGACGGCGAGCCCGCGGCCAGGCTGTTGGCCGCCCAGGCCGGCGCGAACGACGGGTCGAACGGGTTCGACTCGCACGGGCCGGCGGTGGCCGCCCCGCCGTCCCAGGCGCCGTCGATGCGGGCCCGCGCCGGCGAGCGCCCGACCTCGAGGAACTGGAACGGCGACACGGGGGTGGACCGGTCGCACGCCTCGTACAGGTCGCTCTCGGCCGGGCCGCTCATCTCGAGGGCGGCGTCGACCAGGCCGCCGAGGCCGTGGAACACGAGCGGGTAGGCCACCTGCGCCGTCCCCGCGCTCGTGCCGATCAGGCAGAAGCCGCACACGCCGTCGCCGGCGACGGGCTGGGCGCCGCTCGCCGCGTACGCGCCGGCGCCCCACTCGACGGCGGCCGCCGGACGGCACGTGAGGGCGACGTAGCCCTGGGTGCCGTGGGCGTAGGGCTCGTCCCAGGCGACCTCGACGGTGCGGTAGCCGCGGACGTGCAGGTCGTCGACGAAGGCCCGGCGCTCGGGCGTGCCGCCCCAGTACTCCATGCCGTCGTTGCCGACGAACAGCATGACGATGCCCTTCAGGCGCGTCCCGAGGTGGGCGCCGACCGCCATCCGCCCGTCGATCGCCGGCACGTCGGCGTACGGCGCCGCGCACGTCACCCGGAACGTCGAGCAGGTGTAGCCGCCGGCCGGGCAGCCGTCGGGCGCCTCGCCGGTGATCGTGAGGGTGCCGGCCGTCCGGGCGGCGGCCGTCGCCGGCGCCGGCGAGAGCGCCACCAGCGCGGCACAGAGCAGGGCGACCGCCGAGGCCACGGCGGCGCCCCGGGTGGAGGGGGGCATGGCCGACGAAGGTACCGGGGCGGGTGGCGGCGGTCACGGGCGGCCGGGGGACTTGGCGAGGAATTGAGCATCCCTGGGGCCCGGTTCGTGCCCGCCGTCCGGTTCGCCCCGCTCCGACCCGGGCGCGGCGGCGGGCGCGGCGGTACCCTGCCGGCGCGCCGCTCGCCGGCGCCCTGGGGAGGGGATGACGATGATCGTTCGAGCGCTGTTCGCCGTGTCCGTGCTCGCCGCGCTCCTGGGGACGACGCCCGCCGGGGCGGCGACGGCGCCGAAGCTCCGGGTCGACCCGGCCGCCGGCATCGTCGACCTCCAGCACGTGCAGGTCGCCGGGACCGGGTTCCGGCCCGGCTCCACCGTCTCGCTGACCGTCTGCCTGGCCGGAGCGACGGCGCCGGAGGAGTGCACCGGCGACGCGTTCATGCTGCCGGTCGACGCCGCGGGCCGCTTCTCCGACGACCTCGCCGTCCGGCGCTTCTTCACCACGCCCGCCGGCGACGTCGACTGCGCGGACGCGCCGGGCACGTGCGAGCTCCTCGCCTTCGTCCCGGGCCGGTGGAGCACCGTGCTGGCCCGCACGCCGCTCGCCTTCGACCCCGACGCGCCGCCGGCCCCGCCCCTCGAGACCAGCTGGACGATCGACGCGTTCGGGACCGTCGACGAGGCCGGCGTGGCCACCGTGAGCGGGTCGGTCCGGTGCTCGCGGGCCGTCGACGCCAGCGTCCACCTCTACCTCCAGCAGGCGGCGACCGGCGTGCGCCAGGCCTGGCTCGGGCCGCTGTCGTGCGCCACCGTGCGCATGCCCTGGTCGGTCAAGGTGCGGGTCCGCCACTCGTCGGTCCGCTTCGAGCCCGGCCCGGCCCACGTGAACCTGTACGGCTACGGGTTCGACTACTACGGCGTCCACGAGGACCACGTGCTGGCCGACATCACGCTCCGCCCGGAGGACTGAGGCCGGCCGCCACCGGCCGACGCCGCCGTCCCGCGTCTCCTAGCGTCGCCGGCATGCCGGCGCCGGAGATCCGCGAGGACGACCCGTGGCGGGAGGACGTCCGGCGGCTCGTCGCCCGCCACCTCGCCTTCGCCGACGCCGAGAGCCCGCCCGAGGACGTCCACGCCCTCACCGTCGACGGGCTGGCCGACCCGGCCGTCACCTTCTACAGCGCGCGGGTCGCCGGCCGGCTCGTCGCCGTGGGGGCCCTCCGGCACCTCGACGCCGAGCACGCCGAGATCAAGTCCATGCACACCGTCGCGGAGGCGCGCCGGCAGGGCGTCGGGCGGGCGATGCTCGCGCACCTCGTCGCCGTCGCCCGCTCCCGCGGCTACCGGCGGCTCAGCCTGGAGACGGGAACGACCGAGGGGTTCGCGCCGGCCCGGTCGCTCTACCGGCGGGCCGGGTTCACGCCCTGCGAGCCGTTCGCCGGCTACCGGTCGAGCCCCTACAGCGTGTGCATGACGATGGCGCTCGACTGAAGGTCAGTCGGCGCCCGGCCGGCGCTCCGGCTCGGCGTCGGGGTCGCCCTTGTAGCCCGGCGGGAACGTCGCCGCCAGCTCCTCGGCGGTCGGCTCCCGCCGCTGCCGCGCCTCGTCGGGGAGGAGGTCGACGATGGCCGCCATGATCCGCCTCGTGTCGGCGTCCACGCTGCGGTGGTAGAGCTTGACCGGCGGCCCCACCCGCACCCGCACGACCGGCGCGCCGGTCACGTTGAGCACGTTCGGCAGGCGCGCGTTGCGGGGCCAGACCTTCTCGGTCCCCCACAGCCCGACCGGCACCACCGGCACCTTCGCCATCGCCGCCAGCCGGGCCGCGCCCCACCGGCCCTTCAGCTCGGGGTCGAAGAACGCCCGGCCCCTGGGGATGGTGCCCTGGGGCATGATCGCCACGAGCTCGCCGGCCCGCAGGGCGGCGGCCGCCTCCCTGAGCGGCTCGTCCGACCCGGTGCCCCGGTCCACCCGGATGCCGCCCATCGCCTTGGCCAGCTGGCCGATCACGGGCGCGTCGAACACCTCCTTCTTGCCGAGGAAGCGCACCGGCCGGCCCCGCTTGGCGAGGGTGACGGCCATGGCCGTCACGTCGAAGTAGCTGCGGTGGTTGGCGACGACGATGGCGCCGCCCGTGGCCGGGAGGTGCTCGACCCCCTTGATGTCGAAGCGGGCGTAGGGGATCAGCTCCGGGCGGGCGAGCGGCAGCAGCACCCGCTGGGGCTCGAGGCCGGCGAGCTTGGGCACGCCCGGCGGCACGTCGAGGAACACCGTCGGCCAGCGCCGCAGGGCGGCGACGACCCGGAGCCTGGGGTCGGGGTTGACGGCCACGGGGTGGGCGACGGCCGACAGCAGGGGCACGTCGTAGAAGCTGTCCGAGTAGGCCCAGCTGTCGGCGACCGACACGCCGTGCCGGTCGGCCCACTGGGTGACGGCCGACAGCTTCCCGGGGCCCCACACGAACGGGCCCTCGATGGTGCCGTCGTAGCGGCCGTCGTCGCCCTCGTGGTAGCGGGTGGCGACCACGTCGTCGAAGCCGAGCTCGTCGGCGAGGGGCCGCACGAGGTCGAGCGGCGTCGTCGTCGCCATCACCAGCCGGCGCCCGGCGGCGCGGTGCTCCTCGAACAGCGGCCGGGCGTACGGCTGCACGGCGTTGGCGAGGCCGGTGGCGGCGTGGCGGCCCGCCTCCCGCACCGCCTCGGCCGACCAGCCGGCCGCGTAGCGGGCCGCCCGGCGGGTGAGCAGCATGCTCGGGAGGGTCTCGCCGACCACGTTGTAGAGCTGGTACACGAGCCGCTCGCCGGGGAACGAGCGGTCGAGGACGCCGGCCGCCTTCAACGCCTCGGTGATGACAGGGCCGCTCGCGCCCTGGAGCAGCGTGCGGTCGAGGTCGAAGAACGCCGCGGTCTCGGCCACGGGCCGGAGGGTACCCCGCACCCTGCGCCCGGCACCCGCCCGGGAACGAACGAAGGGACCGGCTGGGGGGGAGAGCCGGTCCCTTCGACGAGGTTCCGAGGGTGGGGGGGCCGGCCCTCGAACCGTGTGCGGAGCGGTGGGGGGAGGGAGAACCGCTCCAGCGTTGTGCGGTCATCATCTCCCCGGCCCTGCCATCTGTCCAACAGTTCTTGGCGATACCCGGCATCATGGATGGCGATGGACCTCCGCCAGCTCGCCGCCCTCGTCGCCGTCGCCGACCGCCGCAGCTTCTCGGCGGCGGCCCGCGCCCTGCACACCGTGCAGTCGAACGTGTCGACCCACGTCGCCCGGCTGGAGCGCGAGCTCGGGGTCACCCTCGTCGACCGCTCCTCCGGGAAGCTGACCGACGAGGGGGAGGCCGTCGTGGCCCGGGCCCGGCGGGTGCAGGCCGAGGTCGAGGCGCTGCTGGCCGACGTCGCCTCGCTGGGCGCCGCCGTGTCCGGCTCGGTGCGCCTCGGGGTGATCGGCACGACGGCGCGGTGGCTCGTCCCCCGCCTCCTCGTCGCCATGCGGGACCGCCACCCCCGGGTGGAGCTGGTCGTCGTCGAGGCGACCACCACCACGCTCGGCCCCCAGGTCATCGGCGGGCAGCTCGACCTCGCCGTCGTCAACCTGCCGTGCGCCGACGACGACCTCGCCGCCGAGCGCCTCTTCGACGAGGACCTGCTCGTCGTCGCCCCCGACGGGCACCCGCTGGCGGCCAGGGAGCGGGTGACCCTCGCCGAGCTGGCCCGCCACCCGCTGCTCCTCGGGCCCCAGGGGACGGCGTTCAGGGACGACCTCGACGCCGAGGCGGCCAGGGCCGGCGTGGAGCTGCGGCCCCAGGCCGAGATCGACGGGCTGCGGCTGGTGGCGTCGCTCGCCTTCGAGGGGTTCGGGGCGGCCGTGGTGCCGGCGAGCGCCGTCCCCGGGTGGCTGTCGGGCGCGTGGGCGAGGGTGACGGTGGACGACCTCGCCCGGCGACAGGTCGGCGTCGCCACCCGCCGCAAGGGGCTGCTGTCGGCGCCGGCGCGGGCGCTGATCGACGTGCTCCGGGACGTCGTCGCCACCCAGCTGGGCGACCAGCCCGGCCTGCACCCGCCGGGCGGCGGGTAACGCGGCGGGCGCCGGCCGGGTCGGTCCCCGTGATGACGATCGGGCTCCGGGCCGGCCATGCGGGGGTGGCGGCGGCGGCCGTCGACACGGTCGGGGGCCACCCGGCCGTCGTCGCCTCGGTGGCCGGCGGCGAGCGGGGCGGCGCGCTCACCGGCGCCGACGGCGACACGCTGGTCGCCGCGGCCGAGGCGGCGCTCGACGCCAGGGTGCCGCTCGTCCTCCTGCTCGCCTCGAGCGGCGCCGACGCCGACGCCGGGATGGACGGCCTGCGGGCGTGGGGGCGGGCGGCGGCGGCCGTCGCCCGGTGCTCGGGGGTCGTCCCGGTGGTGGCGGCCGCCGTCGGGCCGGTCGTGTCGGGCTCGGCCCTGCTCCTCGGGCTGGCCGACCAGGTGGTGATGACGGCCGGCGCGTACGCGTTCGTCACGGGGCCGTCGACCGTCGAGGCGGTGACCGGCGAGCGGCTCGACGCCGACGGCCTGGGCGGCGCCCACGTGCACGGGCGGCGGACCGGGGTCGCGTCCCTGGTCGCCGGCGACGCCGACGAGGCCGTCGCCCTGG includes the following:
- a CDS encoding nitroreductase family protein; protein product: MPTRLDLTPDELLTTTRSVRKRLDLSRPVEREVVEECLELAVQAPTGSNRQAWHWVVVDDPDVRRGLADLYRPNFDAYIDTPGPSYGEGDVRTARMDRVRDSARHLRDHLHEVPVHVVPCHWGRVPEGAPTVVQAGFWGSILPAVWSFMLALRSRGLGSAWTTLHLPNEREAAELLGIPYERCTQVGLIPVAYTLGTDFRPAPRQPLDQVLHWNRW
- a CDS encoding DUF4190 domain-containing protein, which codes for MVGPGGAGERQARPPFERLAIPAFVVALLGLLVAPLILGIAAFVLGLVSVRHLTREPGAYRGRGLAIAGMVIGAVNAVVGLLYTLSVVNDTTPG
- a CDS encoding neocarzinostatin apoprotein domain-containing protein, with protein sequence MIVRALFAVSVLAALLGTTPAGAATAPKLRVDPAAGIVDLQHVQVAGTGFRPGSTVSLTVCLAGATAPEECTGDAFMLPVDAAGRFSDDLAVRRFFTTPAGDVDCADAPGTCELLAFVPGRWSTVLARTPLAFDPDAPPAPPLETSWTIDAFGTVDEAGVATVSGSVRCSRAVDASVHLYLQQAATGVRQAWLGPLSCATVRMPWSVKVRVRHSSVRFEPGPAHVNLYGYGFDYYGVHEDHVLADITLRPED
- a CDS encoding GNAT family N-acetyltransferase — translated: MPAPEIREDDPWREDVRRLVARHLAFADAESPPEDVHALTVDGLADPAVTFYSARVAGRLVAVGALRHLDAEHAEIKSMHTVAEARRQGVGRAMLAHLVAVARSRGYRRLSLETGTTEGFAPARSLYRRAGFTPCEPFAGYRSSPYSVCMTMALD
- a CDS encoding HAD-IB family hydrolase; this translates as MAETAAFFDLDRTLLQGASGPVITEALKAAGVLDRSFPGERLVYQLYNVVGETLPSMLLTRRAARYAAGWSAEAVREAGRHAATGLANAVQPYARPLFEEHRAAGRRLVMATTTPLDLVRPLADELGFDDVVATRYHEGDDGRYDGTIEGPFVWGPGKLSAVTQWADRHGVSVADSWAYSDSFYDVPLLSAVAHPVAVNPDPRLRVVAALRRWPTVFLDVPPGVPKLAGLEPQRVLLPLARPELIPYARFDIKGVEHLPATGGAIVVANHRSYFDVTAMAVTLAKRGRPVRFLGKKEVFDAPVIGQLAKAMGGIRVDRGTGSDEPLREAAAALRAGELVAIMPQGTIPRGRAFFDPELKGRWGAARLAAMAKVPVVPVGLWGTEKVWPRNARLPNVLNVTGAPVVRVRVGPPVKLYHRSVDADTRRIMAAIVDLLPDEARQRREPTAEELAATFPPGYKGDPDAEPERRPGAD
- a CDS encoding LysR family transcriptional regulator — its product is MDLRQLAALVAVADRRSFSAAARALHTVQSNVSTHVARLERELGVTLVDRSSGKLTDEGEAVVARARRVQAEVEALLADVASLGAAVSGSVRLGVIGTTARWLVPRLLVAMRDRHPRVELVVVEATTTTLGPQVIGGQLDLAVVNLPCADDDLAAERLFDEDLLVVAPDGHPLAARERVTLAELARHPLLLGPQGTAFRDDLDAEAARAGVELRPQAEIDGLRLVASLAFEGFGAAVVPASAVPGWLSGAWARVTVDDLARRQVGVATRRKGLLSAPARALIDVLRDVVATQLGDQPGLHPPGGG